CAGAGAGAACCCCAACAAAAGTTACATAGTTCGGACATTCATCTGAAGCCAACATTTCTTGAAACACAAGCAGAGCTTCCCTACCAAGCCCATGATGTGAATAGCCACATATCATAGCATTCCAAGTTATAGTGTCTCGATATATCATATTAGAAAATACTTTAAAAGCTGCTTCAATGATGCCAACCTTTGCATACATAGTGATCAAAGCATTTCCAACAATAACATGTTCCCTAAAACCAGACTTCTCAACAAGTGCATGCAAGACATCTCCGTGTCTCAGTGTGGACAATCCTGCAGCAGAGTTCAGCAAGACAGCAAAAGTAAATTCATTGGGCTgaatgtcttcatcttccattttaaaatataaattcaatgcTTCTTCATAGTACCCATTTTGAAAGTAACAAGCAAGCATTGCTGTCCATAAGACCACATTTCGAGTTTCCAACCCATCAAAAACATTCCTAGCATTTGAAATCTTCTCACATTTCCCATACATGTTAATCATTGCACTACAAATATAGGCATCAATTTGAACGTCATTCTTTAACATCTGGCCATGAACTTGCAAACCCAATTTCAAGTCCTTAAGATTAGCACAAAATCCAAAAGCATTAACATATGTAGTGGTATCCCAGCTCACACACTCACTTACCATCTTGCTCAAAACCTCAACCCCTTCCCTCAGATACCCATGTTCCAAAAGTCCATTTAGAATTGAATTATACGAAAAAACATCATATCCTGGCACTGCATTCAAAACTTGCATAGCCGTTTCCATATCATGACACTTTGCATACAAGTCTATAAGTGCACTCCTTACATAATGATGAAACACCAATCCTGACTTCATCACATACCCATGACACTGCCTACCCTCTTCAAGTTTTCTGCTTTGGGAACAAGAGAAAAGAACTGTAGCAAAAATGTATTCATTTGGCCTCATACTTTCCACAGAAAGCATACTTTTTAAGAGTTTAAGATTTTCCAACGAAATACCACAATGCAAATACCCCAACATTAACGAGCTATAAGAAACCACGTTTCTTTGGTGCATATTATCAAACAGTTGACGAGCAACTGGTATTTGGTCACATTTTGCatagaaatttattaatgagTTTGTTTGAGCcatgttttcatttttgggaGATTCACTCGTTATAGTCAAATGGGCATGAATCATTTTTCCTAGTTGTAAGTTCTTTGAATCAGCTGAGACTTTTAACAGCTTAATGGTGTCTTCAAGAGAGAGAGGTGCATGGTTTTGTTTGCTTGTTGATAGTATTAGACTATGGCCCTTCATTTTGTGGAACAAAGTGAGATAGAAATCAGTACTTTGATGGTAGTATTGATATCtgtaagaagaagaaattaaataattatcattaaatttttcttttttttagaaaccattaaagttttattgaagttataaaacaaaaaaaacaaaaaaaggagaaaaacaaTGTCAATTCCTCCAACAGAAATCATTGGAGCAAACTCTAGAATTTTGACTTGGACACCCACAATTAACAGAATATGTCAAATTCTATTATAGCCAACCAAACtgaaatgaaaaagataataaaCCTAAAGCTTAACAAATGCATATTATAACCCAAACCAACAAACTGAATCTTTGGCATCTAAagtaaagaataaaaacattGTATAGGCACACAAGAGGAGAAAGAACTTACAGGGAAATTCCAACTtcataaaatagtgaaaaagaaaagctcaaataaataaataggctttaatttttttattaaaaatactcTCTACAGATTAATattcaagtgtttgggcctcaTCCTAATATGGACAAGGAGGGGcaattaattttggaaattttgcaGAGATAGGATCAAAAATACCCCTCTCATGTAGCGCATGCTACTATGATTTGTCAAACAACTTCCAAAATCATCAAAACTCACATTGAAGCCTTCAACTTCTCTAGCACTTTTCTCTTCATTGCTGCATCAAAACCGAAATACTAAAATCCTAAAATCATTTCGGTTTTTTCTCGCAATTTTTTGTAGGACTTTCTAAATCCCCTTCCGCCCGATGAACTTTTCAGCCCTCTTCACAGTTTCACTCTTGCATCCGAATTGCAGTACCAAGTTTCAATGTAATTATCATCTTACCACT
The genomic region above belongs to Mangifera indica cultivar Alphonso chromosome 15, CATAS_Mindica_2.1, whole genome shotgun sequence and contains:
- the LOC123198054 gene encoding pentatricopeptide repeat-containing protein At5g39680; amino-acid sequence: MKGHSLILSTSKQNHAPLSLEDTIKLLKVSADSKNLQLGKMIHAHLTITSESPKNENMAQTNSLINFYAKCDQIPVARQLFDNMHQRNVVSYSSLMLGYLHCGISLENLKLLKSMLSVESMRPNEYIFATVLFSCSQSRKLEEGRQCHGYVMKSGLVFHHYVRSALIDLYAKCHDMETAMQVLNAVPGYDVFSYNSILNGLLEHGYLREGVEVLSKMVSECVSWDTTTYVNAFGFCANLKDLKLGLQVHGQMLKNDVQIDAYICSAMINMYGKCEKISNARNVFDGLETRNVVLWTAMLACYFQNGYYEEALNLYFKMEDEDIQPNEFTFAVLLNSAAGLSTLRHGDVLHALVEKSGFREHVIVGNALITMYAKVGIIEAAFKVFSNMIYRDTITWNAMICGYSHHGLGREALLVFQEMLASDECPNYVTFVGVLSACGHLGLVQEGFYYLNQVMSKFEIKPGLEHYTCIVGLLSKAGLLDEAENFIRSTLVKWDVVAWRTLLNASLVHRNYVFARRIAEYILKMDPDDTGTYTLLSNMNAKAKRWDGVSKIRKLMRERNIKKEPGVSWIEIKSATYVFVSEDNNHPESSQIYEKVKELLAKIKPLGYVPDVAAVHHDVEDEQKEDYLSYHSEKLAIAYGLIKTPLEAPIRVIKNLRMCDDCHSAVKLISKLTNRDIIVRDANRFHRFQDGCCSCANYW